One segment of Tindallia magadiensis DNA contains the following:
- a CDS encoding DUF881 domain-containing protein: MQSFFGKSILLVISIVIGLILAIQVKNLDDDYRFISVKTISDLNTAIRQEKEEIDHLKELIDQQEKRLREYQLAIASEGSIDEILMQDIEHMRMRSGHYDLEGPGVIVVLMDSERELYTGENPNNVIVHDEDVLRIVNDLKIAGAEALSINGQRYLNTSEIQCTGPTITINQMTYAQPFVIKAIGNPDTLNAAIKAPGTYSREIKEVFGIQVESHISERIRIPKFQGNFTLHYVTAKDGENQ; this comes from the coding sequence ATGCAAAGTTTTTTTGGGAAAAGTATTTTACTCGTCATCAGTATAGTGATTGGCTTAATATTAGCGATTCAAGTCAAAAATCTAGATGATGATTATCGCTTTATCAGTGTTAAGACAATCAGTGATCTCAATACAGCAATTAGACAGGAAAAAGAAGAAATTGATCATCTCAAAGAATTAATAGATCAGCAAGAAAAACGACTAAGAGAATATCAATTAGCAATAGCTTCCGAGGGTAGTATAGATGAAATACTGATGCAAGATATTGAACATATGAGAATGAGAAGTGGTCATTATGATCTGGAAGGACCAGGAGTAATTGTAGTACTGATGGACAGTGAAAGAGAACTATACACAGGAGAAAATCCTAATAATGTTATTGTCCATGATGAAGATGTGCTTAGAATTGTTAATGATCTCAAGATAGCCGGAGCGGAAGCTCTTTCTATTAACGGACAAAGATACTTAAACACTTCAGAAATCCAGTGCACTGGTCCAACGATCACCATCAATCAGATGACTTACGCACAGCCCTTTGTTATTAAAGCGATAGGAAACCCAGACACACTAAATGCGGCCATTAAAGCGCCGGGAACATATTCCAGAGAAATAAAAGAAGTGTTTGGCATACAGGTTGAATCGCATATAAGTGAAAGAATAAGGATACCGAAGTTTCAAGGGAATTTTACACTACACTATGTTACAGCTAAGGATGGTGAAAACCAGTGA
- the ftsW gene encoding putative lipid II flippase FtsW produces MRPNKGIDIPLLISVILLVVIGIIMVFSSSYSYALIHNHDGAHYLKRVLQWSVLGAGALMFCSYCPYRIWARFSNAIMVVALVTLVIVLTPLGKEVNHAQRWIEVAGINIMPSEIAKVAIIFYMAAIMEKNKYKLKNFQEGFAPHLIMGGIVFALVYQQPDFSTGLIILSIMMIMLFVSGVNMVYYTGILFSGTALAASALIYIFMSGQGYKARRLVAYIDPWSDPLDAGLQTVQSLLAIGSGGIAGRGIGRSIQKHLYLPEPQNDFIFAIIGEEVGFIGASIVVLLFGVYIWRGTCIAINAPDMFSCLVATGITSMIAIQVIVNVGVATSLLPVTGIPLPFISYGGSSLLMMLACTGILLNISRYSEIQGG; encoded by the coding sequence ATGAGACCAAATAAAGGAATAGATATCCCGTTACTAATATCCGTTATACTACTGGTTGTAATAGGTATTATTATGGTATTTAGTTCAAGTTATTCTTATGCGCTCATTCATAATCATGATGGCGCTCATTATCTCAAAAGGGTATTACAGTGGTCTGTTTTAGGAGCAGGAGCGCTTATGTTTTGTAGTTATTGTCCTTACCGAATTTGGGCAAGATTTTCCAATGCAATTATGGTTGTTGCGTTAGTAACATTAGTCATTGTATTGACACCATTAGGGAAAGAAGTGAACCACGCGCAAAGATGGATAGAAGTTGCAGGAATCAATATCATGCCTTCTGAAATTGCTAAAGTTGCTATTATTTTTTATATGGCAGCCATTATGGAAAAGAACAAATATAAGCTAAAGAATTTTCAAGAAGGATTTGCGCCACATCTAATCATGGGCGGTATTGTTTTTGCCTTAGTATATCAGCAGCCTGATTTTAGTACGGGACTGATTATTCTAAGCATTATGATGATTATGCTCTTTGTAAGTGGTGTAAATATGGTTTATTATACAGGCATTCTATTTTCTGGAACGGCGTTGGCAGCTTCAGCTCTTATATATATCTTTATGAGTGGACAAGGGTATAAAGCGAGACGATTAGTAGCGTATATAGACCCTTGGTCAGATCCATTAGATGCAGGTTTGCAAACGGTGCAATCGCTCCTTGCCATTGGTTCAGGAGGAATAGCAGGCAGAGGTATAGGTCGCAGCATCCAAAAGCATCTGTATTTGCCTGAGCCACAAAACGATTTTATCTTTGCGATTATCGGTGAAGAAGTTGGGTTTATCGGTGCTTCTATCGTAGTACTATTGTTCGGTGTTTATATTTGGAGAGGAACATGTATTGCTATCAATGCTCCGGACATGTTTTCCTGCCTTGTAGCAACAGGCATTACATCAATGATTGCAATCCAGGTAATTGTCAACGTAGGAGTTGCTACATCCTTACTTCCAGTGACAGGTATTCCCCTCCCTTTTATTAGTTATGGAGGAAGTTCGCTCTTGATGATGCTTGCTTGTACCGGGATTTTGCTTAACATATCAAGATATTCAGAAATACAGGGAGGATAA
- the ftsZ gene encoding cell division protein FtsZ translates to MDMDSVAQIKVIGVGGGGNNAVNRMIDAGMKGVEFIAVNTDKQALLTSKAEQKLQIGEKLTKGLGAGANPEIGHKAAEESRDDIAKLLKGADMVFVTSGMGGGTGTGAAPVVAEIAREMNILTVGVVTKPFTFEGKRRWKHAEQGIKDLKDRVDTLVSIPNDRLLQVIEKKTSIIEAFRLADDVLRQGVQGISDLIDDAGLVNCDFADVKTIMFDQGLAHMGIGRSSGENRATEAAKQAIQSPLLETSIVGARGVLINITGSSNLSLFEVHEAAEMVSQEADEDANIIFGAVINEAMQDEIQITVIATGFDEERRKDEFVIKGKKTKNESTSEKEIKTEAKEEEELLPADEPQSDELDIPVFLRKKN, encoded by the coding sequence ATGGACATGGATAGCGTTGCGCAAATAAAAGTGATAGGTGTTGGTGGAGGCGGTAATAATGCTGTAAACCGTATGATTGATGCCGGGATGAAAGGCGTTGAGTTTATTGCTGTGAATACAGATAAACAAGCATTATTAACATCAAAAGCTGAGCAAAAACTTCAAATAGGAGAAAAACTGACAAAAGGACTCGGAGCTGGAGCTAACCCTGAAATCGGTCACAAAGCGGCTGAAGAAAGTCGTGATGATATTGCGAAACTTTTGAAGGGAGCCGATATGGTTTTTGTTACCTCTGGCATGGGTGGTGGAACCGGAACGGGAGCTGCACCTGTTGTTGCTGAGATTGCTAGAGAAATGAATATTTTAACCGTGGGAGTTGTAACAAAACCCTTTACCTTTGAAGGAAAAAGAAGGTGGAAACATGCTGAACAGGGAATAAAAGACCTAAAAGATCGTGTTGATACCTTGGTTTCGATACCGAATGATCGATTGCTTCAAGTAATAGAAAAGAAAACATCTATTATTGAAGCTTTTCGTCTTGCTGATGATGTACTACGGCAAGGCGTGCAGGGGATTTCTGATCTTATTGATGATGCAGGATTAGTAAATTGTGATTTTGCAGATGTCAAAACAATTATGTTTGATCAAGGCCTTGCGCATATGGGTATTGGAAGATCCTCTGGTGAAAATCGAGCTACAGAGGCAGCTAAACAAGCCATTCAAAGTCCTTTACTGGAAACATCTATTGTTGGAGCCAGAGGGGTTCTTATTAATATTACTGGTAGCTCTAACTTAAGCTTATTCGAGGTTCATGAAGCAGCCGAAATGGTTTCTCAGGAAGCAGACGAAGATGCAAACATTATTTTTGGTGCTGTTATTAATGAAGCAATGCAAGATGAAATACAGATTACTGTTATTGCAACTGGTTTCGACGAAGAACGCCGAAAAGATGAGTTTGTAATAAAAGGCAAAAAAACCAAGAACGAGAGTACATCAGAAAAAGAAATAAAAACAGAAGCAAAGGAAGAAGAGGAACTATTGCCAGCAGATGAACCACAAAGTGATGAATTAGATATACCAGTCTTTTTAAGAAAGAAAAATTAA
- the nrdR gene encoding transcriptional regulator NrdR: MNCPFCGKFDSKVIDSRPTDEGQAIRRRRECNECQKRFTTYEKVEEIPLIVIKKSGNREPFNRNKLMKGVIRACEKRPVPLKSIEYIVEEIEKQLQNDMVKEVQTEVIGNMVMNRLKDLDEVAYVRFASVYREFKDLNTFMEELTKILKEKKIDLDNSS, encoded by the coding sequence CTGAATTGTCCATTTTGCGGAAAATTTGATTCAAAAGTAATTGATTCTAGACCGACGGACGAAGGGCAAGCTATTAGAAGAAGACGTGAGTGTAATGAATGTCAAAAGAGATTTACTACTTACGAAAAAGTGGAAGAAATTCCGTTAATTGTCATTAAAAAATCTGGTAATCGAGAACCCTTTAATCGAAATAAGTTGATGAAGGGGGTTATAAGAGCTTGCGAAAAAAGGCCGGTGCCCCTCAAATCAATAGAATATATTGTTGAAGAAATTGAGAAACAATTGCAAAATGATATGGTTAAAGAGGTTCAGACAGAGGTAATAGGTAATATGGTGATGAATCGGCTAAAAGATTTGGATGAAGTAGCCTATGTGAGATTTGCTTCTGTTTATAGAGAGTTTAAGGATTTGAATACTTTTATGGAAGAATTAACAAAGATTTTGAAAGAGAAAAAGATTGATCTTGACAACTCATCATAA
- a CDS encoding cell division protein FtsQ/DivIB — protein sequence MTQQKYRKKNKRSCLITLCLILLVILVVGGGTYYIVFESSLFTVKSIEVQGLDSIDQEVIESFSRIQVGDNLFKLRTKQIEDQIEDHPYVKEANVKRKGISRINIVVRERQEYAIIPYMGSFIYLDREQVVLRVSDGVIDENLSIVTGVEFESFHIGKPVSVKNQEILDTAYEVLIAAQEAEMMDHISEIHITEAQEVRLITFNGIEVLMGKIDQPAYSVLALKEALITLHTRGMDNVILDMRYEDHITVRPRVRQEEEE from the coding sequence ATGACTCAACAAAAATACCGAAAGAAAAACAAACGGTCTTGTTTGATCACTTTATGCTTAATTCTATTGGTCATACTTGTCGTAGGTGGAGGAACTTATTACATAGTATTTGAATCATCCTTATTTACAGTGAAAAGTATCGAGGTACAAGGATTAGACTCCATTGATCAAGAGGTAATTGAAAGTTTCTCTCGAATTCAAGTTGGTGATAATTTATTTAAATTAAGGACCAAACAAATAGAAGATCAAATAGAAGACCATCCTTATGTAAAAGAAGCTAATGTTAAAAGAAAAGGGATTAGCCGTATAAATATTGTTGTCAGAGAAAGGCAAGAATATGCTATAATACCATATATGGGTTCTTTTATATATTTAGATAGAGAACAAGTTGTATTAAGAGTATCTGATGGTGTTATTGATGAAAATCTTAGTATTGTTACAGGTGTTGAATTTGAAAGTTTTCATATTGGAAAACCCGTTTCAGTAAAAAATCAGGAAATACTTGATACTGCTTATGAGGTTCTTATTGCGGCCCAAGAAGCCGAAATGATGGATCATATTTCTGAAATCCATATTACAGAAGCTCAAGAAGTGAGGTTAATAACATTTAATGGAATAGAAGTTCTCATGGGAAAAATTGATCAGCCGGCTTACTCAGTGCTGGCGTTAAAAGAAGCGCTTATAACGCTTCATACTCGTGGTATGGATAATGTGATTTTAGATATGCGTTATGAAGATCATATTACGGTGCGCCCAAGAGTACGTCAGGAGGAAGAAGAATGA
- the murG gene encoding undecaprenyldiphospho-muramoylpentapeptide beta-N-acetylglucosaminyltransferase — protein sequence MKYIISGGGTGGHIYPAIAIADEIRKRDGEADILFVGAKDRLECQLVPSAGYQIRVIPISYLKRKISVHNIKSAAMLLRGLVAVKKIIEEFKPDYVIGTGGYVSAPVVYVAAKKGIFTLIHEQNAYPGLTNRFLNKHVSVVALSFQEAAQYLKRKDNLTLTGNPIREAYYTLSREKARSYFPEFENRKMVLVSGGSGGSLLINNAVISLLKNKKNLGYSFYWATGKAHYENVIRKLDEEKISHSMHVIVPYIDTMPEALIASDLVIGSAGAITIAEIQAANRYAVLIPKAYTAGNHQEKNALLLEKSGQATVIKEKDLNPETLHESIVNGLIPTNQITQEVPLKLPVEQIVEKLGI from the coding sequence ATGAAATATATTATTAGTGGCGGTGGCACTGGTGGACATATATATCCAGCTATTGCAATTGCTGATGAGATAAGAAAAAGAGATGGGGAAGCAGATATTTTATTTGTTGGTGCTAAAGATCGACTGGAATGCCAACTGGTTCCATCTGCAGGGTATCAGATAAGGGTAATACCGATATCTTACTTGAAGCGGAAGATTTCTGTTCATAATATTAAAAGTGCAGCGATGCTGTTGCGAGGGCTAGTTGCTGTGAAAAAAATAATTGAAGAGTTTAAGCCAGACTACGTTATTGGAACGGGCGGATATGTTTCTGCTCCAGTGGTTTATGTGGCAGCAAAAAAAGGGATTTTTACATTAATCCATGAGCAAAACGCCTATCCCGGACTAACGAATAGATTTCTAAACAAGCATGTTTCAGTAGTTGCCTTAAGTTTTCAGGAAGCAGCTCAATACCTTAAAAGGAAAGATAACCTTACGTTAACCGGAAACCCTATTCGGGAGGCATATTACACGTTGAGTCGAGAAAAAGCAAGGAGTTACTTCCCTGAATTTGAGAACCGAAAAATGGTATTGGTGTCTGGGGGGAGTGGTGGATCTTTATTAATTAATAATGCGGTTATATCCTTACTCAAAAATAAAAAGAATCTTGGTTATTCTTTTTATTGGGCAACGGGAAAAGCTCATTATGAAAATGTTATAAGAAAATTGGATGAAGAAAAAATTTCTCATTCAATGCATGTTATAGTACCGTATATTGACACAATGCCGGAAGCTCTTATAGCAAGCGATCTTGTTATTGGAAGTGCGGGAGCTATTACAATTGCAGAGATTCAAGCGGCAAATCGCTATGCTGTATTGATACCGAAAGCATATACCGCAGGGAATCATCAAGAAAAAAATGCGCTCTTACTTGAAAAATCAGGTCAGGCTACGGTCATTAAAGAAAAAGATTTAAATCCTGAAACCTTACATGAATCTATTGTAAATGGTTTGATACCAACAAATCAAATTACTCAAGAGGTGCCGCTCAAACTTCCAGTTGAACAGATTGTGGAAAAACTAGGCATATAG
- a CDS encoding DUF881 domain-containing protein: MKELKGKIAIGIICALLGLIVSMQIKSVREVAGGGFLSTQQAQKMASELRNLRTEKDQLTEELIDLENRLRDYEISEADENLMIKNLKNDLLRYQLLAGYIEGKGPGVMIEVSDPPSAFNQTESESFIMYNYEIILALINTLNAAGAEAISINEQRYVATTEVYYSNNALYINDVATSAPYTIKAIGNPETLEAALNMRYGIVWDMRNYDNLQVSVEKKQDITMPRYNRVYEFEYARPLEMIE, encoded by the coding sequence ATGAAAGAGCTAAAAGGGAAAATAGCTATTGGTATTATTTGTGCGTTACTAGGTCTGATTGTTTCTATGCAAATTAAGTCTGTAAGAGAAGTTGCCGGAGGAGGCTTTCTTTCGACACAACAAGCACAAAAAATGGCGTCAGAGTTAAGGAATCTTCGGACAGAAAAAGACCAGTTAACAGAAGAGCTTATTGATCTTGAAAATCGTTTAAGAGATTATGAAATTTCTGAGGCTGATGAAAATCTGATGATTAAAAACCTTAAAAATGATCTGTTAAGATATCAACTTTTAGCAGGCTATATAGAAGGAAAAGGCCCCGGTGTAATGATTGAAGTGAGCGATCCTCCATCAGCCTTTAATCAGACAGAATCAGAAAGTTTTATTATGTACAACTATGAGATTATACTTGCTTTAATCAATACACTGAATGCGGCAGGTGCAGAAGCAATATCGATTAATGAACAACGATATGTTGCAACAACAGAAGTGTATTACTCCAATAATGCACTATATATAAATGATGTGGCAACATCGGCGCCATATACGATTAAAGCCATAGGAAATCCGGAGACGCTTGAAGCAGCTTTAAATATGAGATATGGCATTGTATGGGATATGAGAAATTACGATAACCTGCAGGTGAGCGTAGAAAAAAAGCAAGATATTACGATGCCAAGGTACAATAGAGTCTATGAATTTGAATATGCAAGACCTTTAGAAATGATAGAATAA
- the murD gene encoding UDP-N-acetylmuramoyl-L-alanine--D-glutamate ligase: protein MNPILNKNLDGKKVLVIGLGITGVSLVEFLARQKVDIIINDCKDEATLSPILEKLQDIRCQYILGKHPETLKEAGEPDILIPSPGVPLDIPIISEAKLKKIPVIGEIELAYKHMQAPILAITGTNGKTTTTALVGDMVERAEIKTEIVGNIGTAAISKIEYLNQEAYCVMEVSSFQLETIETFRPKSAAVLNITPDHLNRHKSFEKYAQLKFDVFSNQTTKDYAVINADDDTCLQMLEKQEIKSKVILFSRLRELKEGIFLKEGKILIKEKHQDTIVIDRDRILLPGDHNLENAMAAIGLAWSAGVPLKAIRESLEKFKGVEHRIEMVDCIEEVTYINDSKATNPDATEKAVLSVERPIILLAGGMDKKSNFEGLIDKFANRVKHLIVYGETADKLVEDCREKNFYSVTKTKDLEEAVRYAYQISHPGDAVLLSPACASWDMYRNYEERGNHFKRLVSQIKRK, encoded by the coding sequence ATGAATCCTATATTAAATAAAAATCTGGACGGAAAAAAAGTACTGGTTATAGGGCTTGGGATAACAGGCGTTTCTTTAGTAGAATTTTTAGCTCGTCAAAAGGTTGACATTATTATCAATGATTGTAAAGATGAAGCAACTCTTTCGCCCATTCTGGAAAAATTGCAAGATATTCGTTGCCAGTATATCTTAGGGAAACATCCAGAAACATTGAAAGAGGCTGGGGAGCCGGATATACTTATTCCATCGCCGGGTGTTCCTTTAGATATTCCTATTATTTCTGAAGCTAAGCTTAAAAAAATACCTGTAATAGGAGAGATAGAACTGGCCTATAAGCATATGCAAGCCCCTATTCTAGCTATTACAGGAACTAATGGAAAAACAACAACTACCGCTTTGGTAGGCGATATGGTAGAACGAGCGGAAATAAAGACAGAGATAGTGGGTAATATTGGGACGGCCGCTATTTCAAAAATTGAGTATCTTAATCAAGAGGCATACTGTGTGATGGAGGTAAGCAGTTTTCAGTTAGAAACGATTGAAACATTCAGACCAAAATCAGCAGCGGTGCTTAATATTACGCCTGATCACTTAAACAGACATAAATCTTTTGAAAAATATGCTCAACTAAAATTTGACGTTTTTTCTAATCAAACGACAAAGGATTATGCCGTTATTAATGCTGATGATGATACGTGCTTACAAATGTTAGAAAAACAAGAAATAAAATCGAAGGTGATTTTATTTAGCCGTTTAAGAGAATTGAAAGAAGGGATTTTTCTAAAAGAAGGCAAAATACTGATTAAAGAAAAGCATCAAGATACTATCGTGATTGATCGAGACAGAATTTTATTACCAGGGGATCACAACCTTGAAAATGCTATGGCGGCTATTGGATTAGCTTGGTCTGCAGGAGTTCCATTAAAGGCGATCAGAGAGTCCTTAGAGAAGTTTAAGGGTGTTGAACATCGTATAGAGATGGTTGATTGCATAGAGGAAGTGACTTATATTAATGATTCAAAAGCCACTAATCCAGATGCAACGGAAAAGGCTGTTTTGTCAGTGGAAAGACCAATTATTCTTTTAGCTGGTGGTATGGACAAGAAAAGTAATTTTGAGGGACTGATTGATAAGTTTGCAAACAGAGTTAAGCACCTTATTGTGTATGGAGAGACAGCTGATAAACTGGTAGAAGATTGCCGCGAAAAAAATTTTTATTCGGTAACAAAAACGAAGGACTTGGAAGAAGCCGTAAGATATGCCTACCAGATATCACATCCTGGTGACGCTGTACTGCTTTCACCGGCATGTGCCAGTTGGGATATGTATAGAAACTACGAAGAACGAGGAAATCATTTTAAGCGACTTGTCAGCCAGATCAAAAGAAAATGA
- a CDS encoding small basic family protein, whose translation MIIIAIIGLIIGIVLGLYLPVSYPAALSLYISVAILASLDSVFGGFRASLENKFDTEIFVTGFFSNAILAAFLAYIGDKLGVPLYYAAVFAFGGRLFQNFATIRRHLINRIHHESAHESQNNN comes from the coding sequence GTGATCATAATAGCCATTATAGGATTGATAATAGGAATTGTACTGGGATTGTATTTACCGGTCAGTTATCCTGCCGCATTATCGCTTTACATATCGGTTGCGATCCTAGCTTCTTTAGACTCTGTTTTTGGGGGATTTAGGGCTAGTCTTGAAAATAAATTTGATACGGAAATTTTCGTAACAGGCTTTTTTAGTAATGCCATTTTAGCTGCTTTCTTAGCTTATATTGGTGACAAGTTGGGGGTGCCATTATATTATGCAGCTGTATTTGCTTTTGGGGGCAGGTTGTTTCAAAACTTTGCCACAATAAGAAGACATCTGATTAACCGAATACATCATGAGTCAGCACATGAATCGCAAAATAACAACTAA